Proteins encoded in a region of the Rutidosis leptorrhynchoides isolate AG116_Rl617_1_P2 chromosome 9, CSIRO_AGI_Rlap_v1, whole genome shotgun sequence genome:
- the LOC139866057 gene encoding LOW QUALITY PROTEIN: transcription factor TCP20-like (The sequence of the model RefSeq protein was modified relative to this genomic sequence to represent the inferred CDS: inserted 1 base in 1 codon), protein MGDKISEIKDVQIASLTTSSTTTTTTTNTSTKVLAPKRTSNKDRHTKVEGRGRRIRMPALCAARIFQLTRELGHKSDGETIQWLLQQSEASIIAATGTGTIPASALSAAPSVSHASLSSIPSGLHNNIDEISSSATWQPIIGTRPTINPHIWLASAVGTASGFCTNSLGIQSSNYSQKLAFSGFDLPSSNINFSSILENHNQHQHQQQQQQQLLGLEXGLSQDGQIGVLNQQALNQIYQMGQSQPQTSNDNNSQGSEGQ, encoded by the exons atgggTGATAAAATCTCCGAAATTAAAGATGTCCAAATAGCATCACTTACAACATcatcaacaactactactactactactaacactAGTACCAAAGTATTAGCACCAAAACGCACATCCAACAAAGACAGACATACAAAAGTTGAAGGAAGAGGTCGTAGGATACGTATGCCTGCACTTTGTGCCGCAAGAATCTTTCAACTCACACGCGAATTAGGTCATAAATCAGATGGTGAAACAATTCAATGGTTGTTACAACAATCAGAAGCTTCAATCATAGCCGCCACCGGAACCGGAACTATCCCTGCCTCCGCCTTATCTGCAGCACCTTCCGTTTCACATGCCTCGCTTTCTTCGATTCCCTCAGGTTtacataataatattgatgaaattAGTAGTAGCGCCACTTGGCAGCCAATAATTGGCACTAGACCCACAATTAATCCTCATATATGGCTTGCCTCTGCTGTTGGTACAGCCTCTGGATTTTGTACCAATAGTTTGGGAATTCAAAGTTCTAATTACTCTCAAAAGCTTGCGTTTTCAGGGTTTGACTTGCCTAGTTCGAATATTAATTTTTCTTCAATTTTAGAAAATCATaatcaacatcaacatcaacagcaacagcaacagcagctTCTTGGATTGG TTGGGTTATCTCAAGATGGTCAAATAGGGGTTTTGAATCAacaagctttaaatcaaatttacCAAATGGGTCAAAGTCAACCCCAGACTTCAAATGATAATAATTCTCAAGGTTCAGAAGGACAGTAg